CTGCTGTTTGTTTCTCAGCACATTGTTACCACGGTTGACCGGGTTAAAAACCGCGAACTAACCGAACGTACCATTCGTGAACGTACTCGCCAGCTAAGAAAAATTAACGACGACCTTCAAGAAGAAATTCTTGAGCGCCAAAAAGTAGAGTCGCTACAACAAGCCTTATTTGAAATTTCAGAATTAGCAGCCAACCTAGAAGGCGATATGTCGGTCTTCTATTCTAGTCTGCACGAAATTCTAGCCCGCCTTATTAGTGCACCAAACTGCTTTATCTCTATCATTGATGAATCGAAGCAAATGCTGGAGTTCCCGTATTTTAGTGATATGGAAAGCGAAGACGTTGAAGCTCGCCCAATGGGGTTGGGTTTGACAGAGTTTGTATTACGTACAGGTCAAGCTGAGCTAATTAACCCGCCTAGAGTGTTGGAACTGGCAGAAGCGGGTGAAATTGACGTTACTATTGCCCAAACTATGCTAAACAGTGCCAACTCTTGGCTAGGATCGCCTCTGGTGGTAGATGGTGAGGTGTTTGGGGTAATTGCGGTACAAACCTATGGTAAGCATGCCAAATACAACGCCAGAGACCTAGAGTTACTGCGCTTTGTTTCACACCATATTGCGGTAACCATGGAGCGTAAGCGCAGTACTGAAGAAATTCAGCGCCACAACAGTGAGCTCGAGCTTAGAGTTGCTGCACGCACTGCCGAGCTTGATAGAGCCAACAAATACTTAAAACAGCAAATTGAAGAGCGTAAAGAGATTGAGCTTAAGCTTATTCACGATGCCCATCACGATTCACTGACCGACCTTCCGAACCGCTCGATGTTTACCAGCAGGCTTGAACTCGCCGTTGCCAGTAAGCAGCGCTACACCGAAAACTACTTTGCGGTGTTGTTCATCGACTTAGACCGATTCAAAGTTATCAACGATACCTTGGGCCACCACGCAGGTGATGAGTTCTTGGTTGAAGTGGCTAGACGTATTGCATTATGCATTCGAGGGCACGACTTATTGGCACGTTTAGGTGGCGATGAGTTTGTTGTTTTACTCGATAACTTTGAAGATTTAACCGATGTGCAAGAAGTGGCGTCTCGTATTATCAACTCTATTTCAGAACCGTTTTTGTTAGATGGCCGCGAAATGTATTCGGGTGCCAGTATCGGTATAGCTAATTTAGAGTCGTATTATCGTAGTGCCGATGAAGTGCTGCGTGATGCCGATGCTGCCATGTACCAAGCGAAAACTTTAGGCCGTGGCCGATTTGTTATGTTCGATAAGAGCATGCGCGACCGCCTAATTGAAGAGCTAGAACTAGAAAACGAATTTCGCCGTGCCTTGCGTGATGAAGAGTTTGAATACTTCTTGCAGCCCGTGATTGATTTAAGAGACAACACAACGCTTTACAACGAGATGTATGTGCGTTGGTGCCACCCTACTTTCGGCAAAATAGCCCGAGAGCAGTTTCGCCAAGTGGCCGAACAAAGTGGCTTAACCTTAGATTTAGATTTGTTTCAGCTACGCAAAGCTTGCGAGTTGCTGGCTCACGCGAAAGCAACAGGCGAAGACAAAGGCCGTATTGCGGTGAACGTTTCTATTATTCATTTGCTGCAAGCCTCTATGGTGAATAAGATGATTTCACTGATAGACGAATACAAAATATCGCCCCACGACTTGGTATTTGAGTTTGATGAAAACGATTTAAATCGACGTTCGCAGTTTATTTTGCCTGCCATTAAGAAGTTGAAACGTGCTGGAGTTACCTTAGTACTAGATAACTTTGGTAGCGGGTTAGCGTCGCTTAGTTACTTATTTGCCTACCCGTTCGAGTTCATCAAAATAGACCACAGATTCGTGCGTTCGCTGCCGCGTTCACAGCGAAACCTTAAGCTTATTCAATCGGTAATGCTTATTTCTGAGCACCTTAAATTTAAAGTTATTGCCGAAGGGGTAGATTCACCTGCACAGCTAAACGCGCTTACCGACATTGAGTGTAATTACGCCCAAGGTAAAGTACTTACTCGCGCTACTGTGCTTGATATGAAACAGCTAGCTGGCTAGCTGTTTCATTAAGCCTAGCGGTTAGTTGCTATCTTCACCTGCTATGTATCACTAACACCTTTTCATTCCGACTATTAGCACTGTTTGTTTCTGTGACTTGTGTCACGGTTTTTTTGAGTGACTTGCGTCACCTTTTATTCGTAACCGCGTGCGCTATTTCTTACCCAGCATATCTCTTAAATTAGCAATACTGCTTTGGCCTTTTTGCTGGCGCACTTCGGCACTTTCTTTCGGCTTTTGATTTTCCCATTGAAGATCGTCTATGGGTAGCTCGTATAAGAAACGGCTTGGCTCGGGGTTAATGACTTCCCCAAATTGACGGCGTTCCTTAGCTAGGCTAAAAATAAGCTCTCGCTGCGCACGGGTAATGCCTACATACGCTAGGCGACGCTCTTCTTCTACGTTGTCTTCATCTACACTGCTTTGATGGGGTAGCAAGCCTTCTTCCATGCCCACTAAGAACACAATAGGAAATTCTAGCCCTTTAGAAGCGTGCAGGGTCATTAACTGTACTTGATCGCCATCACCGTCGTCTTCGCCCCGCTCCATCATGTCACGTAAAATAAGGCGGTTGACTACTTCGGTAAGATTCATGGGGCTATCAAGCTCGTTGCCTTCTAGCATGTCGGTTACCCAACCAAATAGCGTACTCACGTTCGCCATGCCCATTTCAGCCGCTTTAGGGCTAGCGCTTTGCTCGTATAACCATTCTTCGTAGCTCATCGACTTGATCATGCCACGAAGGGCATCTTTGGTATCGCCTCGGGTAGCATTGTCGGCCACTTCTACTATCCAGCGAGCAAACCCCGATACGGCATCGAAGGCTCTATCCGACAACACGCTGTTTAAATTAGGGTGACAAGCTGCTTCGAACATGGGCACGCCTAAGCTGTTCGCAAAGTTACCCAGCTTTTCCAGCGTTACCCGCCCTATGCCGCGGCTTGGCGTATTAATTACCCGTAGCAAAGCGTTGTCATCGTCCTGATTTACCAACAAACGCAAGTAAGCCATGATGTCTTTCACTTCGGTGCGCCCGAAAAACGACATACCACCACTAATTTTATACGGAATACGGTTACTCATAAGCAGCTTTTCAAACAAGCGACTTTGATGATTTCCTCGGTACAAAATAGCGTAGTCTTTAAACTTAGTACGGTTCATAAACTTGTGCGCTAGCAGCTCTGCTACCACTCGTTCAGCTTCGTGCTCTTCGTTTTTCGCTTCTATGACTCTAAGCGGTTCGCCGTATTGCAGTTCAGAGAACAGAGTTTTGTCGAACAAGTGGGGGTTGTTCTGAATAAGAATGTTCGCGCAATGCAGTATTCGCCCAGAAGAGCGATAGTTCTGTTGTAGCTTAATAACGTTCAAGCGCGGAAAATCTTGCTGCAGCAAGTTTAAGTTTTGTGGCTTAGCACCGCGCCATGAATAAATAGATTGGTCGTCGTCGCCTACTACGGTAAAGCGCGAGCGCTCACCCACCAATAGTTTTACCAGTTCATACTGACTGGTGTTGGTATCTTGATACTCATCCACCAGCAGATAACGAATTTTGTTTTGCCACTTGGCCCGTACGGTTTCACTGGTTTTTAACAGCAGTGTGGGCAACAAAATAAGATCATCAAAATCAAGGGCGTTATAGGCGCGTAAGTTATCTTGGTAGCGCTTATAAGCTTCAGCAAATTCCCGCTCACCGGTACTGGTAGCTTGCTTTAGTAACGCCTCGGGCAGCAGTAAGTCGTTCTTCCAATTTGAAATACAGCTTTGTAATAGCGAAAGCTGATCTTTGTCGCCGTCTAGCGTGTCTTCGGTTAAATCGGTTAGCAGTGCCAACGAGTCTTTGTCGTCGAACAACGAAAAACCAGGCTTTAAGCCTAGCTCTTTCATATGGGCTTTTATAATGGTTAGCCCCATGGTGTGAAAGGTACATACTTTCAAACCACGCGCTTCTGGCTTACCTAAGGTTTCGGCTACCCGCTCTTTCATTTCGCGAGCGGCTTTGTTGGTAAAGGTTACCGCTGCAATATACCGAGCTGGCATATCGCAATTTCTAACTAGGTGCGCAATTTTGTTGGTAATAACCCGAGTTTTACCACTGCCGGCGCCAGCTAATACTAAGCAGGGGCCCGACACAAAGGTGACAGCTGATTGTTGCGCATCGTTTAATTTCATCGCGTTCCTAAATTACGTTCCTAAAAGCTAACAGGTGTAATGTGTGCCATGCTTTTCTTTAATGTGCTTTTTCATTGCAAGAAGTGGCGATACCGATAGAATAGAAGCCTATTCTAACGAAGCGCATTATAAGGGAAATCCATGTTGGATCCGAAAAAACTCGAAGATTTAGCGAAACAGATTGCTGACGCCGTACCACCGGGTGTGCGTAACATGGCTGAAGGCGCAGAAGGTAAAATTAAACAGATTTTACAGTCGCAGCTTTCAAAGCTTGATTTAGTCACTCGTGAAGAGTTCGATATTCAAAGCCAGGTGCTTATTCGCACTCGCGAAAAGTTAGATGCGATGGAAGCTCGCATTGTTCAATTAGAAGCGAAAGCAGCTGAAACAACGAAGCCTGAATAGCTTTTTACTCATTAATGCTAAGCGGTTCATTGTGTTAACTAATAACTGAACCGCTTAACCTATCCAAAAATTTGCCACTAAGCCTAACGTAAAAACCAAGCCAACATAGTGATTTTCGATAAAGGCGGTAAAACACCCTTCTCGCTGTCGGTTCTTAATATATTGATACTGGCGGTAAAACAGCCCTGCCCCAATAATTAGCGATAGATAATACGGCCAATGTGCTTCGATAGCCCCGCCAATAAAATACAAAATAACTAGCATGGTGGCTTGAAGCCCAATAATAATGGGCACGTCGTACTTACCGAACAAAATGGCTGTAGATTTCACCCCTATTTCCAGGTCGTCATCCCTGTCTACCATGGCATACATGGTGTCGTAGGCTACCGTCCATAATAGATTAGCCACAAACAGCCACCAGCCATACGCAGGCACAGTTTCAGACACCGCCATAAAAGCCATGGGAATTGCCCACCCAAAGGCCGCGCCCAATACCACTTGCGGTAAGTGAGTGTAGCGTTTCATAAAGGGATAGCTAGCGGCAAGCAACAGCGCAATGACAGATAGAGCAACGGTTTGCCAATTCAGCATCAGCACTAACAAGAAGGCCAGTATAATTAGCCCCGCAAACAAGGTTAGCGCTTGTTTAGGAGTAACTTCTCCCGTGGCCAGAGGCCGCGTGGCGGTGCGCTTTACACTGCCATCTACTTTTCTATCGGCGTAGTCGTTGATAACACAGCCCGCTGAGCGCATTACTACCACACCAGCGGTAAAAATAAGCGCAATGACTATACTGGGTAGGCCTTCAGATGCCATAAGCAATGCCCAAAAGGTAGGCCAAAGCAGCAAGTAAATCCCCACGGGCTTGTCTAGCCGCATCAGGCGACTATACGCAGACGGATGCTGTTTTATATGATTGATGTTTTGGGCTAAATTAAGATTCAGTGCCATTGTCGTACCTTGAATAATAAACGGGGGCATCAGGTAAAAAAACTTCGGCCACTATCATGCTGTCTTCACCTAACGTAAATAATGAACGTCGGCCCCATAATTGTTGAGTGCGTTCAAAGCCTAATGCTGTTGCTGGCAACTGACACAATTGAAACTCAGAGCGTATAAACCTAGCATCGTTAAACAGTCGCTTACCTAAGGGTTCACTGCCTAAATTGGCTAATTCAGCTTCAACCAAACGCTTAGGAATAACGGAACGGGCAAATACCCACGGCAATGCATTACCACACAACAGTACTTCTCGTACCTGAAATGCCTGTGAAGGCAGATGTGATTTTTGGTTCGATAGTAGGCTTTGCTCATTAGCATGAAGTGCGGTTTCAGCTTGCCCTAGCACGTTTAACGAAAATTGATGGCAAAGCGACTGCACCCGCTTGGTTAAGGAGCCCGTATCTAGTAACCAATTTTTTAAATACGGATTGTTACGGGGCGCACTGTCGGCTTGCATCCACTCTACATTTAAGCCAACGGGAAAGCTGCTAGGAAAACTCACTACCAAATCTCTGTCATAATTTTACATGATAAAAAAAGTATCATATCACTTGTTGGTGACATGGTGGTTTATCTGATTGCTAATAGCTAGCATATTGATTTTACGTGTACCTTAGTACTTTTGCAGTAGTGTCATTAACCTATGATTTGCTACACTACAGCCTGTCATCTAAATTAATTGGTATTTTTGGCTCTCATCATGACAAAGTCACTTGCTTCACGTTTTATAGCTACCGCTCTATTAGTTAGTAGTGCTTTCGCCCCTGCATTTGCCCAAGATAAGGCAAATTTTGCTTATCTTGGGCTAGAGCCAGACATCGTTACCAATTACATTGGCGAGTCTTCAAAAAAACTTGGGTATGTTCGCGTTACCGTTGAATTAATGATTTATGACGTAGATCAGCTAGAAATAGCAGAACACCATATGCCGTTATTACGTGCAACTGCCATCGATATCTTCGGCAGACAGCCTGAAGAAAAAGTAAAATCGCTAACGGGCAGAGAAGATATTCGCCGCGCCATTCTAAAAGCACTTCAAGATCATATGAAAAAAGAAACCGGTGGCGAGGTTATCAAAAACGTTATCTTTACCAAATATTTATACCAGGGCTAGGCGCTACTACAGCAGCACCTGTTCAAGACCGCAGGTGTTATTGCCCCTGCTTTCGTTTATCGGCTCCAAGGCTTAGCAACCCTGCTAGTAAACAGCCAGTAATTAACCCTGCGGTGTGCGCCGCATTGGCCATGTTCACCCACAGCACATCGGCAAAGCCTAATACTAGCCACACCAACATAAAACCTATTACCGATTTAGGCAGCGACAAGCCCCACTGTGGCTTCAGCCAACCTAACCACCATACAAAGCCCATTACAGCGTATACCACTCCTGACAAGCCGCCAAAGAGCATTAAGTTACCTTGTACTGGCGTAGTAAACATCGCTTGAGCCACGTTCGATATAATGGCCGACAGTGCAAACACCACAAACAGCATGCTTTTACCAAAGGTACTTTCTATTTTGGCGCCTAGCATGCACCACCAAAGTAGATTGAAAATAATATGCAGTGCGCTGAAGTGAATAAATGCGGGGCCTAATAGCCTCCACCACTCATGGTTTTCGGCAAGCACACTAAGTGGCTGCATGAGCAGGTGTTGCGCAATGGGGCTGAACAAGCCTAGCAACGACAAACCATACACCAGTACACAAAGTACAAACACAATACTGGTTAACGGTACCGACAATGCATTGTTGATGAACCCTTTCATATCAAACTGACGTGAGGGCACTAAATCGACGTTTTCACCATGCTGCCAAGCAGCTTGCTGATATTTAGGATTGTTCGGTTGCTGAATAAATTCTTCAGTTATGGCGCGGGCTTTAAGTGCATCGTTGTCGTCTGCCAATAATACAACAAACTCATCACCCGTTTCAGTAGGCTTTACCGTGGCGGTGATATTCTGGCTACCTAAGTAGTTAGCCAGTAAATGCGCCACGCCTTGCTGACGAAAAGCAATTAAAGGATGGCTCACGAATTTTCAGACACCACAGACTGACCTAATCGCCATGCTTCGAAACCACCGTCCATACTATAGACGGTGTTAAAACCTTGCTCGGCAATAACCTGTGCGGCTTGCTGACTGCTTACGCCGTGATAGCACACTACTACCACAGGGGTTTCTTTTGGCGTTTGTTCTACAAAGGCCGCGAAGTTATCGTTATTCAACGGCTTCGCTTCTGGCATGTGACCATTAGCAAAAGATTGCGGGTCACGAATATCTACGATGGCTACATCGCCATTGAAGTTTGCTACGTCTTGTACACTAATGTGTGAAAATGCTGTCATTATTGCCAGTCCAGTATAACTTTGCCTGATTGTCCTGAACCCATGGTATCAAAACCTTTCTGAAAGTCATCAACCGAGAAGGTATGTGTGATGATTGGCGACAAATCTAAGCCACTTTGCAGCAAACTTGCCATTTTGTACCAGGTTTCGAACATTTCACGACCGTAGATACCTTTGATCACTAACCCTTTAAAAATAACTTGGTTCCAATCAACCGATACATCTTGTGGTGGAATACCTAGCATTGCCACCTTTCCGCCGTGATTCATTTTCTTTAGCATGTCGCGAAAGGCGACCGGTACGCCCGACATTTCAAGGCCAACATCAAAGCCTTCACTCATCCCAAGCTCGTTCATCACGTCTTGCAAGTCTTCCTTGCTAACATCAACGGCGCGAGTTGCGCCCATCTTTCTAGCAAGCTCTAAGCGATACGGGTTGATGTCGGTGATAACCACATGGCGCGCACCAACGTGACGCGCCACTGCAGCTGCCATAATACCAATAGGACCAGCACCGGTAATTAATACATCTTCACCCACTAAGTCGAAGCTAAGGGCGGTGTGCACAGCATTACCAAATGGGTCGAAAATAGATGCCAGTTCATCACTAATATTATCGGGAATTTTAAATGCGTTAAACGCAGGAATAACCAAATACTCTGCGAAGGCGCCAGAGCGATTTACGCCAACGCCTTCTGTATTGCGGCATAAATGGCGACGGCCTGCACGGCAGTTTCTGCAATGTCCGCATGTAATATGGCCTTCACCAGATACTCTGTCACCAATAGCAAATCCACGTACTTCTTGGCCCATGCCAACCACTTCACCTACGTACTCGTGACCCACTACCATAGGTACAGGTATGGTTTGCTGCGACCATTCATCCCAGTTGTAAATGTGCATGTCGGTGCCGCAAATGGCGGTTTTACGAATTTTGATTAATAAATCGTTATGGCCAACTTCAGGCTCTTGGGTATCTTGAAGCCAAATGCCTTTTTCAGCTTTTGCTTTAACTAACGACTTCATGCAATAACTCCCATTTCACGGCCTACTTCAATAAACGCATCAATGGCTTTGTCTACGTGCTCAATAGAATGCCCAGCTGACATTTGGGTGCGTATTCTAGCTTGCCCTTTAGGTACTACAGGGTATGAGAAACCAATCACGTAAATACCTTTTTCAAGTAGCTTGTCTGCCATCTCGCTAGCAACACGCGCATCGCCTAGCATCACAGGAATAATAGCGTGATCTTTACCTGCAAGGGTAAAGCCAGCATCTTCCATACGAGAACGAAAGTGGGCTGAATTGCGCCATAGTTGTTCACGCAATGCTGCGCCATCTTTCATCATTTCAAATACTTTAAGTGAGGCCGAAACTATAGGTGGAGCAACAGAGTTTGAGAATAAGTACGGGCGAGAGCGTTGACGTAACCACTCAACCACTTCTTTTTTGCCTGACGTATAACCGCCTGATGCGCCGCCCATAGCTTTGCCTAAAGTACCAGTTAAAATATCCACTCGGCCCATTACGTCGCAGTATTCATGACTACCTTTGCCGTTTTCGCCTAAAAAGCCTGTAGCGTGACAATCATCTACCATGACCAGTGCATCGTACTTTTCAGCAAGGTCGCAAATACCTGCAAGGTTGGCAATTACACCGTCCATCGAGAACACGCCATCGGTAGCAATCACTTTAAATCGTGCGCCGTCGGCAACGGCTTGCTTAAGTTGATCTTCCAGTGAGTCCATGTCGTTATTGGCATAACGGTAGCGCTTAGCCTTACACAAACGCACGCCGTCAATAATGCTCGCATGGTTTAACGCATCAGAAATAATGGCGTCTTCTGGGCCAAGCAAGGTTTCAAATAACCCGCCGTTCGCATCGAAGCATGAAGGGTATAAAATAGTGTCTTCGGTACCTAGGAAGCCACTAATTTCGGTTTCTAGCTGTTTGTGTATGTCTTGCGTACCACAAATGAAACGCACAGACGCCATGCCAAACCCGTGGGTTTCAAGGCCACTTTTAGCCGCAGCGATAAGATCAGGATGGTTAGCCAAACCTAAATAGTTGTTCGCACAGAAGTTGATGACATGCTCGCCATTGGCCACGTCTATATCTGCTTGTTGCTGTGAAGTAATAACGCGCTCTTTTTTATACAGACCATCTTCTTTAGTGGCCTCAATTTGCGCTTGCAGGTGAGAGATAAATGCCGCTGACATGTCAGACTCCGAAATTAATAAAAAATGTATTTTAAAGAAAGCGATATAAAGGTTA
The nucleotide sequence above comes from Alteromonas naphthalenivorans. Encoded proteins:
- the rep gene encoding DNA helicase Rep, which gives rise to MKLNDAQQSAVTFVSGPCLVLAGAGSGKTRVITNKIAHLVRNCDMPARYIAAVTFTNKAAREMKERVAETLGKPEARGLKVCTFHTMGLTIIKAHMKELGLKPGFSLFDDKDSLALLTDLTEDTLDGDKDQLSLLQSCISNWKNDLLLPEALLKQATSTGEREFAEAYKRYQDNLRAYNALDFDDLILLPTLLLKTSETVRAKWQNKIRYLLVDEYQDTNTSQYELVKLLVGERSRFTVVGDDDQSIYSWRGAKPQNLNLLQQDFPRLNVIKLQQNYRSSGRILHCANILIQNNPHLFDKTLFSELQYGEPLRVIEAKNEEHEAERVVAELLAHKFMNRTKFKDYAILYRGNHQSRLFEKLLMSNRIPYKISGGMSFFGRTEVKDIMAYLRLLVNQDDDNALLRVINTPSRGIGRVTLEKLGNFANSLGVPMFEAACHPNLNSVLSDRAFDAVSGFARWIVEVADNATRGDTKDALRGMIKSMSYEEWLYEQSASPKAAEMGMANVSTLFGWVTDMLEGNELDSPMNLTEVVNRLILRDMMERGEDDGDGDQVQLMTLHASKGLEFPIVFLVGMEEGLLPHQSSVDEDNVEEERRLAYVGITRAQRELIFSLAKERRQFGEVINPEPSRFLYELPIDDLQWENQKPKESAEVRQQKGQSSIANLRDMLGKK
- the glpG gene encoding rhomboid family intramembrane serine protease GlpG, with the translated sequence MSHPLIAFRQQGVAHLLANYLGSQNITATVKPTETGDEFVVLLADDNDALKARAITEEFIQQPNNPKYQQAAWQHGENVDLVPSRQFDMKGFINNALSVPLTSIVFVLCVLVYGLSLLGLFSPIAQHLLMQPLSVLAENHEWWRLLGPAFIHFSALHIIFNLLWWCMLGAKIESTFGKSMLFVVFALSAIISNVAQAMFTTPVQGNLMLFGGLSGVVYAVMGFVWWLGWLKPQWGLSLPKSVIGFMLVWLVLGFADVLWVNMANAAHTAGLITGCLLAGLLSLGADKRKQGQ
- a CDS encoding flagellar basal body-associated protein FliL, which gives rise to MTKSLASRFIATALLVSSAFAPAFAQDKANFAYLGLEPDIVTNYIGESSKKLGYVRVTVELMIYDVDQLEIAEHHMPLLRATAIDIFGRQPEEKVKSLTGREDIRRAILKALQDHMKKETGGEVIKNVIFTKYLYQG
- the glpE gene encoding thiosulfate sulfurtransferase GlpE — encoded protein: MTAFSHISVQDVANFNGDVAIVDIRDPQSFANGHMPEAKPLNNDNFAAFVEQTPKETPVVVVCYHGVSSQQAAQVIAEQGFNTVYSMDGGFEAWRLGQSVVSENS
- a CDS encoding chorismate--pyruvate lyase family protein; translation: MSFPSSFPVGLNVEWMQADSAPRNNPYLKNWLLDTGSLTKRVQSLCHQFSLNVLGQAETALHANEQSLLSNQKSHLPSQAFQVREVLLCGNALPWVFARSVIPKRLVEAELANLGSEPLGKRLFNDARFIRSEFQLCQLPATALGFERTQQLWGRRSLFTLGEDSMIVAEVFLPDAPVYYSRYDNGTES
- a CDS encoding EAL domain-containing protein, producing the protein MSSDSTQYELTEEELREIIPQLQQLTNKYKRAERVQKALFDISELASSVSHLNRLYTAIHEIIADFMNADNFFVAFYEQDSQIVDFAYFVDEFDEQTVKQLPADSLMDGMTGFILRTGQHLFYKRAQEEIFAEDHGIKLVGSQPFELLGVPLKRGSQVIGAMVVQTYDEGVHYTQEDLEVLLFVSQHIVTTVDRVKNRELTERTIRERTRQLRKINDDLQEEILERQKVESLQQALFEISELAANLEGDMSVFYSSLHEILARLISAPNCFISIIDESKQMLEFPYFSDMESEDVEARPMGLGLTEFVLRTGQAELINPPRVLELAEAGEIDVTIAQTMLNSANSWLGSPLVVDGEVFGVIAVQTYGKHAKYNARDLELLRFVSHHIAVTMERKRSTEEIQRHNSELELRVAARTAELDRANKYLKQQIEERKEIELKLIHDAHHDSLTDLPNRSMFTSRLELAVASKQRYTENYFAVLFIDLDRFKVINDTLGHHAGDEFLVEVARRIALCIRGHDLLARLGGDEFVVLLDNFEDLTDVQEVASRIINSISEPFLLDGREMYSGASIGIANLESYYRSADEVLRDADAAMYQAKTLGRGRFVMFDKSMRDRLIEELELENEFRRALRDEEFEYFLQPVIDLRDNTTLYNEMYVRWCHPTFGKIAREQFRQVAEQSGLTLDLDLFQLRKACELLAHAKATGEDKGRIAVNVSIIHLLQASMVNKMISLIDEYKISPHDLVFEFDENDLNRRSQFILPAIKKLKRAGVTLVLDNFGSGLASLSYLFAYPFEFIKIDHRFVRSLPRSQRNLKLIQSVMLISEHLKFKVIAEGVDSPAQLNALTDIECNYAQGKVLTRATVLDMKQLAG
- the ubiA gene encoding 4-hydroxybenzoate octaprenyltransferase, whose amino-acid sequence is MALNLNLAQNINHIKQHPSAYSRLMRLDKPVGIYLLLWPTFWALLMASEGLPSIVIALIFTAGVVVMRSAGCVINDYADRKVDGSVKRTATRPLATGEVTPKQALTLFAGLIILAFLLVLMLNWQTVALSVIALLLAASYPFMKRYTHLPQVVLGAAFGWAIPMAFMAVSETVPAYGWWLFVANLLWTVAYDTMYAMVDRDDDLEIGVKSTAILFGKYDVPIIIGLQATMLVILYFIGGAIEAHWPYYLSLIIGAGLFYRQYQYIKNRQREGCFTAFIENHYVGLVFTLGLVANFWIG
- the ubiK gene encoding ubiquinone biosynthesis accessory factor UbiK produces the protein MLDPKKLEDLAKQIADAVPPGVRNMAEGAEGKIKQILQSQLSKLDLVTREEFDIQSQVLIRTREKLDAMEARIVQLEAKAAETTKPE
- the tdh gene encoding L-threonine 3-dehydrogenase, which produces MKSLVKAKAEKGIWLQDTQEPEVGHNDLLIKIRKTAICGTDMHIYNWDEWSQQTIPVPMVVGHEYVGEVVGMGQEVRGFAIGDRVSGEGHITCGHCRNCRAGRRHLCRNTEGVGVNRSGAFAEYLVIPAFNAFKIPDNISDELASIFDPFGNAVHTALSFDLVGEDVLITGAGPIGIMAAAVARHVGARHVVITDINPYRLELARKMGATRAVDVSKEDLQDVMNELGMSEGFDVGLEMSGVPVAFRDMLKKMNHGGKVAMLGIPPQDVSVDWNQVIFKGLVIKGIYGREMFETWYKMASLLQSGLDLSPIITHTFSVDDFQKGFDTMGSGQSGKVILDWQ
- the kbl gene encoding glycine C-acetyltransferase; protein product: MSAAFISHLQAQIEATKEDGLYKKERVITSQQQADIDVANGEHVINFCANNYLGLANHPDLIAAAKSGLETHGFGMASVRFICGTQDIHKQLETEISGFLGTEDTILYPSCFDANGGLFETLLGPEDAIISDALNHASIIDGVRLCKAKRYRYANNDMDSLEDQLKQAVADGARFKVIATDGVFSMDGVIANLAGICDLAEKYDALVMVDDCHATGFLGENGKGSHEYCDVMGRVDILTGTLGKAMGGASGGYTSGKKEVVEWLRQRSRPYLFSNSVAPPIVSASLKVFEMMKDGAALREQLWRNSAHFRSRMEDAGFTLAGKDHAIIPVMLGDARVASEMADKLLEKGIYVIGFSYPVVPKGQARIRTQMSAGHSIEHVDKAIDAFIEVGREMGVIA